A window of the Verminephrobacter eiseniae EF01-2 genome harbors these coding sequences:
- a CDS encoding IS3 family transposase (programmed frameshift), producing MTKTVRARYTLEFKQEAVRLVHGGQSIAAAARTLGVVEQTLFNWVKADRLGKLTGADSKAVSVEQMEISRLRAELARVKMERDILGKSDGVLRESAELKYAFIHRNRQAWPISVQCRVLQASITGYHEHFVRRASAAQRHHLSDDALLVHIEVIHAETRGGYGWPRTWKELLARGIRVGKERVRKLMQLHGIRAKGKRRFKVTTDSKHDLPIAPNLLDRQFDVAEPDKVWVGDITYIATDEGWLFLAVVIDLFSRQVVGWSLREDMTRDIVIDAVRMAWFKRHPRKHAGLILHSDRGSQYASEDFRDVLVQCGITASMSRKGNCWDNACSETLFGSLKVERLHGQRFVTRRQAKDEVIAWVLWYNRTRLHSTLAYVSPVRFEQDWHAAQAKQANS from the exons GAGCAGACGCTGTTCAACTGGGTCAAGGCGGATCGCCTGGGCAAGCTCACAGGCGCTGACAGCAAGGCAGTGAGCGTCGAGCAGATGGAGATCAGCCGGCTGCGCGCGGAGCTGGCACGCGTGAAGATGGAGCGTGACATCTTGG GGAAAAGCGACGGCGTACTTCGCGAAAGCGCAGAGCTGAAGTACGCCTTCATTCACCGCAACCGCCAGGCGTGGCCGATCTCTGTGCAGTGCCGAGTCCTGCAGGCCAGCATCACCGGCTACCACGAACACTTCGTTCGTAGAGCCAGCGCGGCCCAGCGGCACCATCTCAGCGACGACGCGCTGCTGGTGCACATCGAGGTGATCCACGCCGAAACGCGGGGCGGCTACGGCTGGCCGCGCACGTGGAAGGAACTGCTGGCCAGGGGCATCCGGGTGGGCAAGGAGCGGGTGCGCAAGCTCATGCAACTGCACGGCATCCGGGCCAAGGGCAAGCGCCGCTTCAAGGTCACCACGGACAGCAAGCATGACCTGCCGATCGCCCCCAATCTGCTGGATCGACAGTTCGATGTGGCCGAACCCGACAAGGTCTGGGTGGGCGACATCACCTACATCGCAACCGACGAAGGCTGGCTGTTCCTGGCCGTGGTGATCGACCTGTTCAGCCGCCAGGTGGTGGGCTGGTCACTGCGCGAGGACATGACGCGCGACATCGTCATCGATGCTGTGCGCATGGCCTGGTTCAAGCGCCATCCGCGCAAGCATGCCGGGCTGATCTTGCACAGCGACCGGGGCAGCCAATACGCCAGCGAGGACTTCAGGGACGTGCTCGTCCAGTGCGGCATCACGGCCTCGATGAGCCGCAAGGGCAACTGCTGGGACAACGCCTGCAGCGAGACCCTGTTCGGTTCGTTGAAGGTGGAGCGACTGCATGGGCAGCGCTTCGTGACGCGGCGCCAGGCCAAGGACGAGGTCATCGCCTGGGTACTCTGGTACAACCGCACCCGGCTGCACTCCACGCTGGCGTACGTCAGCCCGGTGCGGTTCGAGCAAGACTGGCATGCGGCTCAGGCCAAGCAAGCCAATTCGTGA